The genomic interval TATCCTTTTTGGGGGAATCTGGCTTTCGCCGTGCCCGCGAAGGTCTAGTGCTAATACCCTGTACCCCCTAGCTGGGAAGAACTCTAACTGGGGTTTCCATGTAAGATGGCTTTCGCCCAAGCCGTGTACGAAGATTATTGGTGTTCCATTTCCTTCAGCAACATAGTGTATCTTTATACCGTCTTTTGATTTTGCATACCTGTGCTCTAATCCCTGCGACATTTTTATTTCACCTCTCCCTTAAGAAAATTCGACACCAGTACATTAATTTCGCCCGGTTTTTCCCAAATAGAGACATGCCCACTTTCAACTTCAGCATATTTTCCATTGGGAAGCTCCTCAACTATCAACTTGGAGTATCTAGGCGGGAAGAATCTGTCATGAGTGCTGGCAACAACAAGAGTTGGCATTGTTAGTTTGGAGAGCTTTCCCCTCAGATCGAGCCTAAGAAAAGCTTTAATCATCTCTTCGAATGCTACCATGTCTACAAGCTCGAAGTTAGGTGCCAAAGAAGAAATAAAGGAGAAACTGTTATTGATGAACTCGTCTGAGAATATGTCCGGAATCATTACTTGCCACAGGAATCTACCTGACTTAAGCCGTGCCGCCAAAATCCACCTGTCGGCACGCAGTCTCAAGGCCTTGTCTACGGTGTGCGACGAATTTAGAATTACGAGTTTTTCGACTTGCTCGGAGAAGGCTAGCGCAGTAGCCAATGCTACTTTTCCGCCATAAGAGATGCCTGCAAGCGTAAAAGTGTTAATGCCCAAGTAATCTAACAGTTCCTTCAAGTCAGAAACATGTCTATCAATACTATAACCTGTCCTCGGCTTATCACTTTGTCCCTGACCACGCATATCATGTAGAACTACCTTATAGCCTAGGTTCCTCAGATATTCTGCTTGAAGCCTCCATCCTACAGTATTCATCGTTATGCCATTGAGTAGCACTACCGTCTTTTCCCCTTCACCTTCGACCTCGTAATAGATCTTTATACCGTCCGTTGTAGTGAAATACGCCATGGATCCTACACCTCTAACTTGTCTTCAGGTTTTCCATAAAGGATTTTAAGAGGCTGGCGAGCCACCTTCCCAGTCTCCGTGTAGACAAGTTGGGGAACAACTTCTACATACTTTGGTATTTTGTATTTCGCGAGCTTGTCTTTCAAGAAATCTATGACTTCTTCTTTCGTTATCTTTTCTCCCTCCTTAAGTACAATCAATGCCTTTGGAACCTCCCCCCACTTGGGGTCAGGGACTCCTATAACCACTGCATCCTTAATCTTTGGATGCATAATCAAAAGCCTCTCAATTTCTTCTGGATACACGCTCTCTTCACCACTCCTAATGATGTTCTTAATTCTCCCAGCTATCCAGAAATAGCCTTCCTCATCTACCCTAGCAACGTCTCCCGTAGCCAGCCATCCATCCTTTATAATAGACTTCATCTCTTCCTCGTTTTTCAGGTATCCTGAAAACACGCTTGGACCCCTTAGGTACAGCTCGCCCTCAACACCTCTGGGAGCCTCACTTCCATCTGGAAGAACAACCCTGGCCTCTATCAATAGGTTCGGTTTCCCAATCGACCCCATTTTCCTCTTAGCGTCCCATGGATCGAGAGCAAAAATACCTGGACCCATCTCGGTCATCCCAAAACCTTGTTTCTGGACAACACCCTTCTCAAATATTTTCTCGATGATGTCTGGCGTTAACGCTCCCCCGCCGCTTGTAAACCACCTAACGGATGAAAAGTCTGCGTCCTTGAAACGGGGCGAAGCAAGCAACATCCTAAGTTGCGTCGGAACCAGGAAGAGAAATGTTGGTCTCTCCTCTTCTACGAGGTCAATAAACCTATCAACATTCCATCTTCGCATTAGAATACTTGTCCCTCCAAACATTAATAGAGGGATTAGATATGTGAAGGCACCAATGTGGAAGAGAGGTAACGTGTTGATTGTGACGTCGCCAGGTATAACCAAGTCCCTAACAGTGTTCAAGGCGTTCCAGAGAATCATCCTGTGACTTACTATTGTAAATTTTGGCTTTCCAGTTGTTCCACCAGTTTGTAGTATTAGGGCGGGGTCTTCGAGGCAACACGCCGTCGAGACATCATTGGAAGAGTATTTCTCATAATTAAACTCGTTTGGACAGTCATAGCACACTTTCTTCGTCTCTATGTTAGAGACGGTTTCTGAAAATTCTTTTTCATATAGGAGAACTTTTGGATTGACTTTATCAACAAACTCTTGAATTTCACGTGAAGTGTACCTCGTGTTTATAGGAGCTAGGACACAGCCAATCTTGAAACATGCAAGAAGCGTGGCAACAAACTCTATGCGGCTCCACGAAAGAATAGCTACATAATCTCCCTTGCTTATTCCGAAATTTTCCCGAAGAAAATTAGCAATCTTGTTGGACATCTCGTTTAGCTGTGCAAAGGACACCGTACGTAAGGGTATCGTTAGGTCGTCCTTGAGTGCTATCCAATTACCACTTATATCTGCTCTACGAGCTATCCAGTTGTTGACCCATTTTCCACACGTATAGATTCTCTCCAGAGACATATAATGCATGTTAATAGGTGAAATCGTGTTATACATTTTAGGTTAACATTGTTAACCTTTGACATAATATTAATGACCGGGGTGCCATTCTTATCGTTGCTACAAGGATATTTCCTTCTCAACGATTAAAAGGTATCTCTTTTTCTATAGTTTTTACGACAGTAGGCTACATTATAAAAACACACTACAGAAAATTTAAATAGTTGTTTTCGTAATATTTTGCATGGATAATGATGTACATTGGAGTGTTCGACATTGAGCAATATGATTGCCCCGTTGTTAAATTGACCGAGAAAAGAGAAGGCGTTACAACAACAGTTCTATCAGTAAATGTATCTGAACTTTCAAGGGGAGTAGAGCAGATCTTTTTAACAATTAAGAGTTCCGAGCAGGACAAGCTTAAGGACATTCTAGAAGTCGCGCAAACAATTCCCGAAGTAAAGAACTGTAAAGTACTTGGGAAGTCTGACGATGCATGGAGAATACTCATGAACATTAAAAAGACACATACAATGGAGGCTAGTGTAAATCTTGGTGCAATGTTTGTTTCTCCGTGGATTGCGAGAAGCGGCGTTGAGAGGTGGACCCTAGGCTTCATAAGTAAGAAACAGTTCTACGATTTTCTGTCTTTGATCAGGGAAAGAGACCATGTAAAGAAATACTACTTGACAGAGGTAAAGGAGGAGGACTTTGTAACTGTTTCTGCAAACTATCTATCTATACTTAAATTGGTTTCGCAACTGAACAAGCTGACCCCCAATCAGCTGAACATGTTAAAGCTGGCTTTGTCTAAGGGATATTATTCGTGGCCGAAGGGGGTTGATAGCGTTGAACTATCAAGAATGCTAGGCGTTTCTCGTGTGAGTATAATTAAGTCGCTTAGGAAAGCTGAATACAAGGTGCTAGGTCCCGTTGTAGAATTTGTGTCAATGGTTAAGAAAGATTGGGAGAAAAACTACACTTAAATAATTTTTTTATTTTTTCTCTAAGCCAGTGGAGATGCAATAGTGGTTCCTAGGTCTATGGGTATCACTATTCCTGTGAGTGCCTCGTTTTCCACCACGTGGTATGCCAATTTAGCAATTTCTTCCGGCTCGACGAGTCTCGCTATTGGAATCCTCCTTAAGTATTCTTGGAGGATCGGTGAAGGCACTGCGAGAGCCATCCTAGTCTTGGCGAATCCTGGAGCTATAGCTACGACTCTGATACCGTAGGGGGCAAGCTCCTTTGCAAGCGTCTTAGTGAGACCTATGAGTCCCGCCTTAGAAGCCGCATAATTTGCCTGGGCAATGTTTCCAAGCAATCCTACAATTGACGAAATATTGATGATTACTCCCCCGCCGTTCCTTTTCATTATTGGGAAAACAGCTTTTGAGCATAGGAAAGCTCCCTTTAGATTCACATTTAATACGCTGTCCCAGTCTTCGTCCTTCATTCTCTCTAGATAAGTGTCACGTGTTATGCCAGCATTGTTTACCAATACATCGATCCGGCCGGCCAGCCGTAAAGCCTCTGATATGCCCTTAGAAACACTCTCACTCTTGCTGACGTCCATCTCTACGAAGTATGCCTCTACACCTAGGTTCTTTATAGCTTCGAGAGTTTTTTCTGCTTCCTGATCTCTCACTATATCCGCAATGACGACGTTGTAACCGTGCCGAGCAAACTCTAGTGATATTGCCGCTCCTATGCCTCTGCTTCCCCCGGTAACAAGGACGACTTTTCTTGGCTGATCGACACGCGGGATAAATACTGGGATTTTGCCGAAGACTGTCAATTCTTCTGTGAGTTCTCCTTCAGCTCCCTCCTTTACAAGCCCCATGTATTTTTGAGGTATTCTCGCGATTCTTTTTTCTCCATTTCCATTCTCAACTATGGCGACGATGTACGTAGACTTGTAGGGCTCTACAGGGGTCAGCAATTCGGTAAATATTCTTACTTTCCACGCCATTCCCTTCACCTCTCAAAAACGATAACTACTGAAGTTGCCCCAGTCCCACCATGATTCTCAACTAAGCCTCTTTCTGCATCTTTCACTTGCCTGGCCCCGGCCTCACCCCTTAGCTGCCAGTATACCTCTGCGACCATGCCTACACCCGTTGCACCAATGGGGTGTCCCTTAGCCTTCAACCCACCACTTGGGTTTACTGGCTTAGATCCTGTGAATGCTGTTACCCCGTCCCTAATCAGCTTGTAGCCTTCGCCTCTCTGTGCAAGCCCAAGCATCTCGTAGAGAATTATCTCAGCGATTGTAAAGGCGTCGTGGACTTCGAAAAGGTCTATCTTTTCTGGGCCATATCCACTCATCTTGTAAGCTTCTTGGGCGGCTTGCCTGGCCGCCTCGATAGCTGACATGTCTTTTCTTTGGTAGACCCCTGAATAATCATGCTTCATAGCTATGCCGCTGATGTAGACGGGTGTATCAGTATACTTTTTAGGCTCCGAGCTCATGAGAAGGGCTACGGCCCCATCGGAGAGTGGCGAGGCATCAAATAGTTTTAGGGGCGGTGATATGTATGGAGACTTCAAGACGTCTTCAACTGTGATCTTCTTCTGAAACTGGGCGAGCGGGTTTCTTGTAGCGTTTTCATGGTTCTTTACGGCGACCAAGGCTAGGTCCTCTTCCTTTGCCCCGTAGCGGTTCATGTATTCTCTAGCTATTAAAGCATAGAGGCTTAGAAATGGAGCCCCCACTTTGTACTCTTCTGGCGCACTTGTACGCATCAAGATCTCATTCGACTTTGCAGACGTCCCCACAGTGCTCATTTTTTCAAAGCCAACAATCAGGGCGTTTTTAAAGAAGCCAGCACTGAGAAGCTTGTGTGCAAGATAAACAGCTGTTGTACCAGCTGCACAGGCATTTTCAACCCTGAAGCCCGTAGCGTTTAGGTTCCCAATGTAGCTTGCTACAAGGGGGGCTGTATGCAGTAAGCCCCCGAAGGAGTCACTGTAGTTGGAGACTATGATTAGGTCTATTTCCTGCGGAGAAATCCCCTTCTCAACGCTTTTCAGGGCTCCCTCGACAGCTTCACGTATCATTTCGTGTGTCTCCTTTTGACTCCTGGCCTCATACTTTGTGCTATAGGCTCCTACAACGCCTATTCTACCGTTTTGGGGCGTTAGTGTCACCAAATAGGAAATTTCAACACTTGCCTAAAAGCGGAGAGGTTAACATTGTTACCTAGATAGAAATAGAAAAAATTAGAAGCCCAGGTCGCTTAGCCAGAGGGTGTATACATCTGAATCAGCCACTATTTCTCCTGGAAGAACGCCGTACCAGTTTTGCGGCAACCAGTAGTACGCGTCGATATCGACGCCTGTCGTAGCCTTGTATGCCGCCCAGACAAGCTCAGAGCAGTAATAGGATGGGCCATATACTTGTTTGTAGTATCCGTTATAGTCGTATGTATAGCCAAGCTTGGAGTACGCCCAGTTGGCGGCACTTAGGGCTTGTGAGTCTGTCACGCCTTTGACCCTCAGAATTATGACAGCACTATAACGGGACATGAATTCGCTTAGAGTGTTTATTCTTACACCCTCGAATAGTGCCTCTACAACCAGCCAGTCGCCAATTGTTGGATCATATTTGTATAAAATGCCCGCATGGGACCAGTAGCCCACTATGGTATATTCCTGTCCAGGGTAATGACCAATTACGATGTCGCCTGGTCTAAGCGAGACGTTTGGATAGGGGTGCACGAAGTAGCCGTATGGGTGATAACTGTCGCTCGAGGAAGCCTGGAGCACAGGCATAGTAAAAGCCAGGAAAAACAGTAGCATGAAAAATGGTGCTGTGAATTGTTTCTTTTTTATCATTTGTCGATCAATATCTAGCCTTTTAAGATAAATAAAAGCATGTTGGTTAACCTATATTACAAAGCAAATAAAAATGTTATCCCAAATAACTTAAACTGATGAGCAAAGAAAAACCTAAACTAGACAAAAAGCTGTTAGCCGCAGTAATACTTCTCGTCCTCTCAGCCCTGCTAGCCTTATCGGGCTCTTTCACCGCTAAGACACTACTCTACCAAGGCGTCCAGACAGAAGAAGTCTGGATAACGGGTCTCGACGGAGCCAAACTTAGGGCAGTGATCTATAAGCCTTCTAATGCTCAAGGGAAGCTACCAGCAGTCATTGTTGTCCACGGGCTAGGTGCCTCATCAGATACAATGAATGCTATTTCCACGGAGCTTGCAAGAAACGGCATCCTAGTTTTATCACTGAACTATAGGGGACACGACGGTAGCGAGGGCGGGGTAAACTATATCGGCGACCCAATAGCGGCGCCAAACATCTCAAACGACCTCTACGCTTCCCTAACTTACCTGCAGAGCAGGGCAGACGTTGACAAACAACATATAGGTGTCATAGGGTACTCGATGGGCTCTAGGGCGGCGTTAAGACTTGGAATCCTTGCTCCAAACATAAACCCCGTAGTGATGATTGGACCGTATTATGCATGGGAAATTAGCACTGTAAACACAACGAGACCAAACAACCTCCTTATAATCGTGGGTGAAAATGACATTATTACTCCGCCGTCCTTTGCCGAGTTGCTCTTTAACTATGCAACGAGTTCCTCTGGAAAGCCCTCTGAAGTCTTTGGTTCTCCAAGTGCAGGTACCGGCAGGAAACTTGTGATTGTTCCCGGAGCCGACCACTACACCATCGTTTTTACCAAAAAGGCTATAGAGGAGACAGTTGAATGGGTCCTACTCTGTTTTGGAAAGGGGAAAGCGACCTATTACTTGGATCCCTCTGTACTGGGCTCGCTCTCTGGCTCTGCTAGTTTCCTTTCGATAATAGCGGTTCTATGTGTTGCTTACCTAGTCACAAGGTACTATAGATCCAAAGGGAAAATTGTCCAGGTTGAATCAAAATCGAGCATCCGCAGAACATTTGCTATAGTTCTCATCATTGTCTTGTCAATTCTGTACATTCTTGCCTCGTTCTATACTTTCCCATTGATAGTTGACTGGGGCTGGCGAGTATACCAGTTTGCAAGGTTCTCAGGAGCGCAGTATACCATCTTCTACTTCCTATTCCTTGCACTAGCCCTTTTACCCATAATCATAGTCCTCGTGGCCATCAAGAGAGAGATTCTTGGTGATGCAGTTCAAAAACTAAAGAAGAACTGGATACCTGGTCTAGTAACGGTGCTCATTGCTTGGCTGACAGTATATATCATGTATAATATTTCGCTGACAGGTGTCGTAGCCAATTATGCTATGACACCCACTAGGTTCGCATTTATGTTCTACTTGTTTGCTCTTTGCCTGCTACCCATATTTGTCGACGAGTTCTACCTTAGAGAACTCATCCAAGACAAGATCCCAGTTAAAAAATGGTGGCTACAGCTCGGCATAACAATTATACTCGAGTACATGTTGAGAGTCCTCCCATTTGCATGGTGGGTTGGACTAGTAGCCCAGCCACTTGTAGCCGAAGGTATATTGAAGCAATATGTCGCGGCAGGGCTAATTTCTCTAGAGAACCTTGACACAGTTAAGTCCTTCCTC from Thermofilum adornatum carries:
- a CDS encoding thiolase family protein codes for the protein MTLTPQNGRIGVVGAYSTKYEARSQKETHEMIREAVEGALKSVEKGISPQEIDLIIVSNYSDSFGGLLHTAPLVASYIGNLNATGFRVENACAAGTTAVYLAHKLLSAGFFKNALIVGFEKMSTVGTSAKSNEILMRTSAPEEYKVGAPFLSLYALIAREYMNRYGAKEEDLALVAVKNHENATRNPLAQFQKKITVEDVLKSPYISPPLKLFDASPLSDGAVALLMSSEPKKYTDTPVYISGIAMKHDYSGVYQRKDMSAIEAARQAAQEAYKMSGYGPEKIDLFEVHDAFTIAEIILYEMLGLAQRGEGYKLIRDGVTAFTGSKPVNPSGGLKAKGHPIGATGVGMVAEVYWQLRGEAGARQVKDAERGLVENHGGTGATSVVIVFER
- a CDS encoding alpha/beta fold hydrolase; the encoded protein is MAYFTTTDGIKIYYEVEGEGEKTVVLLNGITMNTVGWRLQAEYLRNLGYKVVLHDMRGQGQSDKPRTGYSIDRHVSDLKELLDYLGINTFTLAGISYGGKVALATALAFSEQVEKLVILNSSHTVDKALRLRADRWILAARLKSGRFLWQVMIPDIFSDEFINNSFSFISSLAPNFELVDMVAFEEMIKAFLRLDLRGKLSKLTMPTLVVASTHDRFFPPRYSKLIVEELPNGKYAEVESGHVSIWEKPGEINVLVSNFLKGEVK
- a CDS encoding helix-turn-helix domain-containing protein; translated protein: MMYIGVFDIEQYDCPVVKLTEKREGVTTTVLSVNVSELSRGVEQIFLTIKSSEQDKLKDILEVAQTIPEVKNCKVLGKSDDAWRILMNIKKTHTMEASVNLGAMFVSPWIARSGVERWTLGFISKKQFYDFLSLIRERDHVKKYYLTEVKEEDFVTVSANYLSILKLVSQLNKLTPNQLNMLKLALSKGYYSWPKGVDSVELSRMLGVSRVSIIKSLRKAEYKVLGPVVEFVSMVKKDWEKNYT
- the fabG gene encoding 3-oxoacyl-ACP reductase FabG codes for the protein MAWKVRIFTELLTPVEPYKSTYIVAIVENGNGEKRIARIPQKYMGLVKEGAEGELTEELTVFGKIPVFIPRVDQPRKVVLVTGGSRGIGAAISLEFARHGYNVVIADIVRDQEAEKTLEAIKNLGVEAYFVEMDVSKSESVSKGISEALRLAGRIDVLVNNAGITRDTYLERMKDEDWDSVLNVNLKGAFLCSKAVFPIMKRNGGGVIINISSIVGLLGNIAQANYAASKAGLIGLTKTLAKELAPYGIRVVAIAPGFAKTRMALAVPSPILQEYLRRIPIARLVEPEEIAKLAYHVVENEALTGIVIPIDLGTTIASPLA
- a CDS encoding alpha/beta hydrolase, with translation MSKEKPKLDKKLLAAVILLVLSALLALSGSFTAKTLLYQGVQTEEVWITGLDGAKLRAVIYKPSNAQGKLPAVIVVHGLGASSDTMNAISTELARNGILVLSLNYRGHDGSEGGVNYIGDPIAAPNISNDLYASLTYLQSRADVDKQHIGVIGYSMGSRAALRLGILAPNINPVVMIGPYYAWEISTVNTTRPNNLLIIVGENDIITPPSFAELLFNYATSSSGKPSEVFGSPSAGTGRKLVIVPGADHYTIVFTKKAIEETVEWVLLCFGKGKATYYLDPSVLGSLSGSASFLSIIAVLCVAYLVTRYYRSKGKIVQVESKSSIRRTFAIVLIIVLSILYILASFYTFPLIVDWGWRVYQFARFSGAQYTIFYFLFLALALLPIIIVLVAIKREILGDAVQKLKKNWIPGLVTVLIAWLTVYIMYNISLTGVVANYAMTPTRFAFMFYLFALCLLPIFVDEFYLRELIQDKIPVKKWWLQLGITIILEYMLRVLPFAWWVGLVAQPLVAEGILKQYVAAGLISLENLDTVKSFLGMNAYGLYYAFMSVEMLHAFVASYLYKEYRNIGITSIFRALTVAFTMAAVMALL
- a CDS encoding YiiX/YebB-like N1pC/P60 family cysteine hydrolase, which encodes MIKKKQFTAPFFMLLFFLAFTMPVLQASSSDSYHPYGYFVHPYPNVSLRPGDIVIGHYPGQEYTIVGYWSHAGILYKYDPTIGDWLVVEALFEGVRINTLSEFMSRYSAVIILRVKGVTDSQALSAANWAYSKLGYTYDYNGYYKQVYGPSYYCSELVWAAYKATTGVDIDAYYWLPQNWYGVLPGEIVADSDVYTLWLSDLGF
- a CDS encoding class I adenylate-forming enzyme family protein; protein product: MSLERIYTCGKWVNNWIARRADISGNWIALKDDLTIPLRTVSFAQLNEMSNKIANFLRENFGISKGDYVAILSWSRIEFVATLLACFKIGCVLAPINTRYTSREIQEFVDKVNPKVLLYEKEFSETVSNIETKKVCYDCPNEFNYEKYSSNDVSTACCLEDPALILQTGGTTGKPKFTIVSHRMILWNALNTVRDLVIPGDVTINTLPLFHIGAFTYLIPLLMFGGTSILMRRWNVDRFIDLVEEERPTFLFLVPTQLRMLLASPRFKDADFSSVRWFTSGGGALTPDIIEKIFEKGVVQKQGFGMTEMGPGIFALDPWDAKRKMGSIGKPNLLIEARVVLPDGSEAPRGVEGELYLRGPSVFSGYLKNEEEMKSIIKDGWLATGDVARVDEEGYFWIAGRIKNIIRSGEESVYPEEIERLLIMHPKIKDAVVIGVPDPKWGEVPKALIVLKEGEKITKEEVIDFLKDKLAKYKIPKYVEVVPQLVYTETGKVARQPLKILYGKPEDKLEV